A single region of the Sus scrofa isolate TJ Tabasco breed Duroc chromosome 17, Sscrofa11.1, whole genome shotgun sequence genome encodes:
- the AP3M2 gene encoding AP-3 complex subunit mu-2 isoform X1 — MIHSLFLINSSGDIFLEKHWKSVVSRSVCDYFFEAQERATEAENVPPVIPTPHHYLLSVYRHKIFFVAVIQTEVPPLFVIEFLHRVVDTFQDYFGVCSEPVIKDNVVVVYEVLEEMLDNGFPLATESNILKELIKPPTILRTVVNTITGSTNVGDQLPTGQLSVVPWRRTGVKYTNNEAYFDVIEEIDAIIDKSGSTITAEIQGVIDACVKLTGMPDLTLSFMNPRLLDDVSFHPCVRFKRWESERILSFIPPDGNFRLLSYHVSAQNLVAIPVYVKHNISFRDSSSLGRFEITVGPKQTMGKTIEGVTVASQMPRGVLNMSLTPSQGTHTFDPVTKMLSWDVGKINPQKLPSLKGTMSLQAGASKPDENPTINLQFKIQQLAISGLKVNRLDMYGEKYKPFKGIKYMTKAGKFQFEPEGRVLQREQSWTLFHFLLVQK; from the exons ATGATTCATAGCCTTTTCTTGATCAACTCCTCTGGAGATATTTTCTTGGAGAAACACTGGAAAAGTGTGGTGAGCCGTTCTGTTTGTGATTACTTTTTTGAGGCGCAAGAGCGAGCAACTGAGGCGGAAAATGTCCCTCCAGTTATTCCCACCCCTCACCACTATCTCTTAAGTGTTTACCGTCACAAGATCTTTTTCGTGGCTGTGATCCAGACGGAGGTCCCGCCTCTGTTTGTCATTGAGTTCCTTCATCGAGTAGTGGACACATTTCAG GATTATTTTGGAGTCTGTTCAGAGCCAGTGATAAAAGACAATGTGGTTGTGGTTTACGAGGTACTGGAAGAGATGCTTGACAATGGGTTTCCATTGGCTACCGAGTCGAACATCCTCAAAGAACTGATAAAGCCTCCCACTATCCTTCGAACAGTAGTCAACACCATCACAG GAAGCACCAATGTGGGTGACCAACTTCCCACTGGGCAGCTGTCTGTGGTACCTTGGCGACGGACCGGGGTGAAATATACCAACAATGAGGCCTATTTTGATGTGATTGAAGAGATTGATGCCATCATTGATAAGTCAG GGTCCACCATCACTGCTGAGATCCAGGGGGTGATCGATGCCTGCGTCAAGCTGACCGGAATGCCCGACCTCACGCTTTCCTTCATG AACCCCAGGTTGCTGGATGATGTCAGCTTCCATCCGTGTGTTCGCTTCAAGCGCTGGGAATCTGAGCGCATCCTGTCCTTCATTCCCCCTGATGGAAACTTCCGCCTGCTCTCTTACCATGTCAGTGCACAGAA CCTGGTGGCGATTCCAGTGTACGTCAAACATAACATCAGTTTCCGGGACAGTAGTTCTCTCGGGCGCTTTGAAATAACAGTGGGGCCTAAGCAGACCATGGGGAAGACCATAGAGGGGGTGACTGTCGCCAGCCAGATGCCCAGAGGCGTCCTGAACATGAGCCTCACGCCGTCTCAGGGGACACACACGTTTGACCCAGTTACTAAG ATGCTGTCCTGGGATGTGGGAAAAATAAACCCCCAAAAGCTACCAAGCTTGAAGGGGACCATGAGTCTTCAGGCCGGAGCTTCCAAACCAGATGAGAACCCCACGATCAACCTGCAGTTTAAGATCCAGCAGCTGGCCATTTCTG gacTCAAAGTGAATCGTCTGGATATGTATGGCGAGAAGTACAAACCCTTTAAGGGCATAAAATACATGACCAAAGCTGGGAAGTTCCAGTTCGAACCTGAAGGGAGAGTTCTGCAAAGGGAACAGTCATGgacactttttcatttcttacttgtCCAAAAGTGA
- the AP3M2 gene encoding AP-3 complex subunit mu-2 isoform X2, whose protein sequence is MIHSLFLINSSGDIFLEKHWKSVDYFGVCSEPVIKDNVVVVYEVLEEMLDNGFPLATESNILKELIKPPTILRTVVNTITGSTNVGDQLPTGQLSVVPWRRTGVKYTNNEAYFDVIEEIDAIIDKSGSTITAEIQGVIDACVKLTGMPDLTLSFMNPRLLDDVSFHPCVRFKRWESERILSFIPPDGNFRLLSYHVSAQNLVAIPVYVKHNISFRDSSSLGRFEITVGPKQTMGKTIEGVTVASQMPRGVLNMSLTPSQGTHTFDPVTKMLSWDVGKINPQKLPSLKGTMSLQAGASKPDENPTINLQFKIQQLAISGLKVNRLDMYGEKYKPFKGIKYMTKAGKFQFEPEGRVLQREQSWTLFHFLLVQK, encoded by the exons ATGATTCATAGCCTTTTCTTGATCAACTCCTCTGGAGATATTTTCTTGGAGAAACACTGGAAAAGTGTG GATTATTTTGGAGTCTGTTCAGAGCCAGTGATAAAAGACAATGTGGTTGTGGTTTACGAGGTACTGGAAGAGATGCTTGACAATGGGTTTCCATTGGCTACCGAGTCGAACATCCTCAAAGAACTGATAAAGCCTCCCACTATCCTTCGAACAGTAGTCAACACCATCACAG GAAGCACCAATGTGGGTGACCAACTTCCCACTGGGCAGCTGTCTGTGGTACCTTGGCGACGGACCGGGGTGAAATATACCAACAATGAGGCCTATTTTGATGTGATTGAAGAGATTGATGCCATCATTGATAAGTCAG GGTCCACCATCACTGCTGAGATCCAGGGGGTGATCGATGCCTGCGTCAAGCTGACCGGAATGCCCGACCTCACGCTTTCCTTCATG AACCCCAGGTTGCTGGATGATGTCAGCTTCCATCCGTGTGTTCGCTTCAAGCGCTGGGAATCTGAGCGCATCCTGTCCTTCATTCCCCCTGATGGAAACTTCCGCCTGCTCTCTTACCATGTCAGTGCACAGAA CCTGGTGGCGATTCCAGTGTACGTCAAACATAACATCAGTTTCCGGGACAGTAGTTCTCTCGGGCGCTTTGAAATAACAGTGGGGCCTAAGCAGACCATGGGGAAGACCATAGAGGGGGTGACTGTCGCCAGCCAGATGCCCAGAGGCGTCCTGAACATGAGCCTCACGCCGTCTCAGGGGACACACACGTTTGACCCAGTTACTAAG ATGCTGTCCTGGGATGTGGGAAAAATAAACCCCCAAAAGCTACCAAGCTTGAAGGGGACCATGAGTCTTCAGGCCGGAGCTTCCAAACCAGATGAGAACCCCACGATCAACCTGCAGTTTAAGATCCAGCAGCTGGCCATTTCTG gacTCAAAGTGAATCGTCTGGATATGTATGGCGAGAAGTACAAACCCTTTAAGGGCATAAAATACATGACCAAAGCTGGGAAGTTCCAGTTCGAACCTGAAGGGAGAGTTCTGCAAAGGGAACAGTCATGgacactttttcatttcttacttgtCCAAAAGTGA
- the PLAT gene encoding tissue-type plasminogen activator precursor (The RefSeq protein has 2 substitutions, 2 frameshifts compared to this genomic sequence): protein MYALKRELWCVLLLCGAICTSPSQETHRRLRRGVRSYRVTCRDEKTQMIYQQHQSWLRPLLRGNRVEHCWCNDGQTQCHSVPVKSCSEPRCFNGGTCLQAIYFSDFVCQCPVGFIGRQCEIDARATCYEDQGITYRGTWSTTESGAECVNWNTSGLASMPYNGRRPDAVKLGLGNHNYCRNPDKDSKPWCYIFKAEKYSPDFCSTPACTKEKEECYTGKGLDYRGTRSLTMSGAFCLPWNSLVLMGKIYTAWNSNAQTLGLGKHNYCRNPDGDTQPWCHVLKDHKLTWEYCDLPQCVTCGLRQYKEPQFRIKGGLYADITSHPWQAAIFVKNRRSPGERFLCGGILISSCWVLSAAHCFQERFPPHHVRVVLGRTYRLVPGEEEQAFEVEKYIVHKEFDDDTYDNDIALLQLKSDSLTCAQESDAVRTVCLPEANLQLPDWTECELSGYGKHEASSPFYSERLKEAHVRLYPSSRCTSKHLFNKTITNNMLCAGDTRSGGDNANLHDACQGDSGGPLVCMKGNHMTLVGVISWGLGCGQKDVPGVYTKVTNYLNWIRDNTRP from the exons TGACCTGCAGAGATGAGAAAACACAGATGATATACCAGCAACACCAGTCGTGGCTGCGGCCCCTGCTCAGGGGCAACCGGGTGGAACACTGCTGGTGCAACGATGGCCAGACCCAGTGCCACTCTGTGCCTGTCAAAA GTTGCAGCGAACCCCGGTGCTTCAATGGGGGGACATGTCTGCAGGCTGTCTATTTCTCAGACTTCGTCTGCCAGTGCCCTGTGGGGTTCATCGGGAGACAGTGTGAAATAG ATGCCAGAGCCACCTGCTACGAGGACCAGGGTATCACCTACAGGGGCACGTGGAGCACAACAGAGAGTGGGGCCGAGTGTGTCAACTGGAACACCAGTGGCCTGGCCAGCATGCCCTACAATGGGCGGAGGCCTGACGCTGTCAAGCTGGGCCTGGGAAACCACAACTACTGCAG AAACCCAGACAAAGACTCGAAGCCCTGGTGCTACATTTTCAAGGCAGAGAAGTATAGCCCCGATTTCTGCAGCACACCCGCCTGCACCAAGG AAAAAGAGGAATGCTACACTGGGAAAGGGTTGGACTACCGCGGCACCCGCAGCCTCACCATGTCTGGAGCCTTCTGCCTCCCATGGAATTCCTTGGTCCTGATGGGCAAAATTTACACAGCCTGGAACAGCAACGCACAGACTCTGGGCCTGGGCAAGCACAACTACTGCAG GAATCCAGATGGGGACACCCAGCCTTGGTGCCACGTGCTGAAGGACCATAAGCTGACCTGGGAGTACTGTGACCTGCCTCAGTGCG TCACCTGCGGCCTGAGACAGTACAAGGAGCCCCAGTTCCGCATCAAAGGAGGCCTCTATGCTGACATCACCTCGCACCCATGGCAGGCTGCCATCTTCGTCAAGAACCGGAGGTCCCCAGGAGAGAGGTTTCTGTGTGGGGGGATCCTGATCAGCTCCTGCTGGGTGCTGTCAGCTGCTCACTGCTTC GAGAG GTTCCCTCCCCACCACGTCAGGGTGGTCTTGGGCAGAACGTATAGGCTGGTCCCTGGAGAGGAGGAGCAGGCGTTTGAAGTGGAAAAATACATCGTCCACAAGGAATTTAATGACGACACTTACGACAATGACATTG ctctgcTGCAGCTGAAATCAGACTCGCTGACCTGCGCCCAGGAAAGTGATGCGGTCCGAACCGTCTGCCTCCCGGAGGC CCTGCAGCTGCCCGATTGGACGGAGTGCGAGCTGTCCGGCTACGGCAAGCATGAAGCCT CTTCTCCTTTCTATTCTGAGCGGCTGAAGGAGGCTCATGTCCGGCTGTACCCATCCAGCCGCTGCACTTCAAAACATTTGTTTAATAAAACCATCACCAACAATATGCTGTGTGCCGGGGACACACGAAGTGGTGGGGACAATGCAAACCTGCACGACGCCTGCCAG GGGGACTCGGGCGGCCCCCTGGTGTGTATGAAGGGCAACCACATGACCTTGGTTGGCGTCAtcagctggggcctgggctgcGGGCAGAAGGACGTTCCGGGTGTGTACACCAAGGTCACAAATTACCTGAACTGGATTCGAGACAACACGAGACCGTGA